The following proteins are co-located in the Bacteroidales bacterium genome:
- a CDS encoding DUF3570 domain-containing protein, translated as MRVIIYIFLCLPFAAIAQNKKDSTFTYKKRVLENVEIDMLSSFYTQNGNNAAVTGGIGTERLDDFAENINIAIPLNDDDIMTIDATISAYTSASSSNLNPFTGASGDDDDDDKKATNLTGSTTGTPWVESSGASKEDVWVNGIIGYSHYSDNRNNIYSTNLSFANEYDYTSVGGSIGYVRLFNNKNTELNFVANIFLDQWRPEYPIEIKTYIKNNGDLNADIFNGVDILDAKGNIIDKTGLNVWAPTNNTLIENNGRNTYSLSFSFSQILSKRMQISLFSDVVIQKGWLANPMQRVYFSDSENFYIGNPLSINNYTDPSNIDVFQLADDIERLPKSRTKIPAGVRLNYFINEFLVLRTYYRYYYDDWGISSNTFNIELPVKIGTKFTFYPNYRFYTQTAADYFAPFEQHKSTEEFYTSDFDLSEFTSTQYGFGIKYTDILTEKHIWKIALKSVSLNYSYYERITGLKAHILSFGIKLIID; from the coding sequence ATGAGAGTAATAATATACATATTTCTGTGCCTTCCTTTTGCAGCAATTGCACAAAATAAGAAAGATTCAACATTTACATATAAGAAAAGAGTTCTCGAAAATGTTGAAATTGATATGCTGTCGAGTTTTTATACGCAAAACGGTAATAATGCAGCTGTTACCGGAGGTATCGGAACAGAACGCTTAGATGATTTTGCTGAAAACATTAATATAGCTATACCTTTAAATGATGATGATATTATGACTATTGATGCAACAATTTCAGCATATACTTCAGCATCATCAAGTAATTTAAATCCGTTTACGGGAGCATCGGGAGATGACGACGACGATGATAAAAAGGCAACTAACCTAACCGGTTCAACTACGGGAACTCCGTGGGTTGAATCTTCCGGAGCATCAAAAGAAGATGTTTGGGTAAACGGTATAATCGGATACAGCCATTATTCCGACAACAGAAACAATATATACAGCACCAATTTAAGCTTTGCAAATGAATACGACTATACTTCCGTGGGCGGCAGTATTGGGTATGTCCGATTGTTTAACAATAAAAATACAGAATTAAATTTTGTTGCAAATATATTTCTGGATCAATGGAGACCCGAATATCCGATAGAAATAAAAACATATATAAAAAACAACGGAGATTTAAATGCCGATATTTTTAACGGTGTTGATATTTTAGACGCTAAAGGAAATATCATTGATAAAACCGGCTTAAACGTCTGGGCTCCGACAAACAACACTCTTATCGAAAACAACGGAAGAAATACCTACTCATTATCTTTCAGTTTTTCTCAAATTCTAAGTAAGCGTATGCAAATATCTTTATTCTCAGATGTTGTTATTCAAAAAGGATGGTTGGCAAACCCTATGCAAAGAGTTTATTTTTCCGATTCTGAAAACTTTTATATAGGAAATCCGTTAAGCATTAATAACTATACAGATCCGAGCAACATAGATGTATTTCAATTGGCAGACGATATTGAACGACTTCCGAAAAGCCGAACAAAAATTCCGGCAGGTGTTCGCTTAAATTATTTTATTAATGAATTTCTTGTTCTGCGAACATACTATCGCTATTATTATGATGACTGGGGAATAAGCTCAAACACGTTTAATATTGAGTTGCCCGTTAAAATAGGAACTAAGTTTACGTTTTATCCTAATTACAGATTCTATACACAAACAGCTGCTGACTATTTTGCTCCTTTTGAGCAACATAAATCAACCGAAGAGTTTTATACGTCAGATTTTGATTTATCTGAGTTTACTTCAACTCAATATGGGTTCGGAATAAAATACACAGATATATTAACCGAAAAACATATATGGAAAATCGCTTTAAAAAGTGTAAGTTTAAACTATAGTTATTATGAAAGAATTACAGGATTAAAAGCACATATTTTATCTTTCGGAATAAAACTGATAATAGATTAG
- a CDS encoding DUF4266 domain-containing protein: MKNKVLIILFFASFLTSCTVIKEYEKMNINDPDMALTDRKSKKFETTFQVYREGASGANGGKSGGGCGCN, from the coding sequence ATGAAAAATAAAGTTCTTATAATTCTTTTCTTCGCTTCTTTTTTAACTTCCTGCACGGTTATAAAAGAATATGAAAAAATGAACATTAATGATCCTGATATGGCTTTGACAGACAGAAAGTCAAAGAAATTTGAAACAACTTTTCAAGTTTACAGAGAAGGTGCTTCAGGAGCAAACGGCGGAAAATCCGGCGGCGGATGCGGATGTAATTAA
- a CDS encoding FAD:protein FMN transferase has translation MGCRFDITVVAENPVLGNEYISSAINEISRIEKIISSWDSTSETSKINKYAGIKPVKVSSELFDLIERSLIISKLTDGAFDISYASMDRIWKFDGLMKQFPSKTEINNSVSKVGFENIIINKKEQTVYLRLKGMKIGFGAIGKGYAADKAKKLLISKGVNAGIINASGDMNTWGKQPGGNDWTIAITNPLNKEKAFAVLPISNRAVVTSGDYEKFVMFNGKRYSHIIDPKTGYPATGIISVSVFAPSAELADALATSIFVTGSETGLNIINQLPDIECIIIDDSGKIHTSEKIKINEK, from the coding sequence ATGGGCTGTCGTTTCGACATTACCGTAGTTGCCGAAAACCCTGTACTCGGAAACGAATACATAAGCTCTGCAATAAATGAAATATCAAGAATTGAAAAAATAATATCTTCTTGGGACAGCACTTCCGAAACATCAAAAATAAACAAATACGCAGGTATTAAGCCGGTTAAAGTCAGCAGTGAATTATTTGATTTAATTGAGCGATCTCTTATAATTTCAAAATTAACAGACGGGGCATTTGATATAAGCTATGCTTCAATGGATAGAATTTGGAAATTTGACGGACTAATGAAGCAATTTCCTTCGAAAACCGAAATAAATAATTCCGTTTCTAAAGTCGGATTTGAAAATATTATAATAAACAAAAAAGAACAAACCGTTTATTTGAGGTTAAAAGGAATGAAAATTGGCTTCGGAGCAATCGGCAAAGGGTATGCAGCCGATAAAGCAAAAAAATTACTTATTTCAAAAGGTGTTAATGCAGGAATTATTAATGCTTCGGGCGATATGAACACATGGGGAAAACAACCCGGAGGTAACGATTGGACAATAGCAATAACAAATCCGTTAAATAAAGAAAAAGCATTTGCTGTTTTACCTATTTCAAACAGAGCTGTTGTAACATCCGGAGATTATGAAAAATTTGTAATGTTCAACGGAAAACGATACTCACATATTATTGATCCTAAAACCGGTTATCCTGCAACGGGAATTATAAGCGTAAGCGTGTTTGCTCCGAGTGCAGAATTAGCAGATGCATTAGCAACCTCTATATTTGTAACGGGCTCCGAAACAGGCTTAAACATAATAAATCAATTGCCTGATATTGAATGCATAATAATTGACGACAGCGGAAAAATACATACATCTGAAAAAATAAAAATAAATGAAAAATAA
- a CDS encoding thioredoxin family protein, translating to MRIIIIALLTSLLMPQLNAQEWQTDLDSAKITAKNENKTIILVFQGSDWCAPCIKLDREIWSSEVFKNYAKDNFVLVKADFPRRKKNQLPKELQEKNNLLAEKYNKQGFFPFVVILNCEEKVLGTTGYKKVTPAEYIKILTSF from the coding sequence ATGAGAATAATAATTATTGCCTTATTAACTTCACTTTTGATGCCGCAACTAAACGCACAAGAGTGGCAAACTGACCTTGACTCAGCAAAAATAACTGCAAAAAATGAAAATAAAACAATAATTTTAGTTTTTCAAGGTTCTGATTGGTGTGCTCCGTGTATCAAGTTAGACCGAGAAATTTGGAGTTCGGAAGTTTTCAAGAATTATGCAAAAGATAATTTTGTATTAGTAAAAGCTGATTTTCCGAGAAGAAAAAAGAATCAGTTACCGAAAGAGTTACAAGAAAAGAATAATCTACTTGCAGAAAAATATAATAAACAAGGTTTTTTTCCATTTGTAGTTATATTGAATTGTGAAGAAAAGGTTTTGGGAACAACCGGATACAAAAAGGTTACACCGGCAGAGTATATTAAAATTTTAACATCTTTTTAG
- a CDS encoding HAD hydrolase family protein, whose protein sequence is MDNFKEKLKDIKAFVFDVDGVFSQDMVLHTDGELTRHMNVKDGFAVKTAVDKGFIVAIITGGTSVSVKTRFQGLGVTDIYLGSHDKIEDYEDFYMKYGLKPEELLYMGDDIPDFEPMKASGLATCPADAVEEIQNIAHYISDKDGGKGCVRDVIEQVMRVQKKWFVLK, encoded by the coding sequence ATGGATAACTTTAAAGAAAAATTAAAAGATATAAAAGCATTTGTTTTTGACGTTGACGGTGTTTTTTCGCAAGATATGGTTTTACATACTGACGGCGAACTGACCAGACACATGAACGTGAAAGACGGGTTTGCCGTAAAAACTGCAGTTGATAAAGGATTTATTGTTGCAATTATTACCGGAGGGACTTCTGTTTCTGTAAAAACTCGATTTCAGGGACTCGGTGTAACGGATATTTACTTGGGTTCGCATGATAAAATCGAAGATTATGAAGATTTCTACATGAAATATGGTTTAAAACCCGAAGAACTTCTTTATATGGGTGATGATATTCCTGACTTTGAACCTATGAAAGCATCCGGCTTAGCAACTTGCCCGGCTGATGCTGTTGAAGAAATTCAAAATATTGCTCATTATATTTCTGATAAAGACGGTGGAAAAGGTTGTGTGAGAGATGTTATCGAACAAGTAATGCGAGTTCAGAAAAAATGGTTTGTCTTGAAATAA
- a CDS encoding DUF2520 domain-containing protein: MGNNQIVIIGAGNVATNIAKVLKEKVGAEIHIHSKTENSAKLLADKLQASYSSDFNNITPNANLYIISISDNAISEIVQNKTLKEKINNNFVVHTAGSISMDVLKNLSANYGIFYPLQTFSKFKQANFKNIPLCLEANSGFNYNRLSKYAFQISEDVRKINSEQRKYIHLAAVFANNFSNRMFAIAEEILKDKQINFDIMLPLINETVAKIQKNSPSKSQTGPAIRNDKEVTDMHIKLLSENKNLQEIYNLISKNINNNG, from the coding sequence ATGGGAAATAATCAGATTGTAATTATAGGTGCAGGAAATGTTGCAACAAATATTGCAAAAGTTTTAAAAGAAAAAGTTGGTGCAGAAATACATATACACAGCAAAACAGAAAATTCCGCAAAATTACTTGCCGACAAACTACAAGCCTCATACTCGTCTGATTTCAACAACATTACACCTAATGCAAATTTATATATTATTTCAATAAGTGATAATGCAATTTCAGAAATTGTTCAAAATAAAACTCTGAAAGAAAAAATAAACAATAATTTTGTTGTGCACACTGCCGGAAGTATTTCAATGGATGTTCTTAAAAATTTATCGGCAAATTACGGCATATTTTACCCTTTACAGACTTTTTCTAAATTTAAACAAGCAAATTTCAAAAACATTCCTTTATGTTTAGAGGCAAATTCAGGATTTAATTATAACAGATTAAGCAAATATGCTTTTCAAATTAGTGAAGATGTGAGGAAAATTAATTCTGAACAAAGAAAATATATTCACCTTGCAGCAGTTTTTGCAAATAATTTCTCAAACAGAATGTTTGCAATTGCCGAAGAAATATTGAAAGATAAACAAATTAATTTTGATATTATGCTGCCTTTAATTAATGAAACTGTTGCTAAAATTCAAAAAAACAGCCCTTCAAAATCTCAAACAGGTCCGGCAATAAGGAATGATAAAGAAGTAACAGATATGCACATTAAACTTCTTAGCGAAAATAAAAATTTACAGGAAATTTACAATTTAATTAGTAAGAATATAAATAATAATGGATAA